A window from Candidatus Arthromitus sp. SFB-rat-Yit encodes these proteins:
- a CDS encoding restriction endonuclease subunit S — MSKLDKLIKEFCPDGVEFKKIGEVVEFRAGWLFPSIEQGNLNGYYPFYKVADMNNSLMYMETANNYVSRETANKLKCKPAPKGTIIFPKVGATMVTNKKRILSKESCYDNNIMGIIAKKINSSFLFYFLSGISLMDFANGSGAVPSLDKKRFENYLIPIPPLEVQKEIVHILDSFTNITTELIENLKTELTARRKQYEYYRDKLLTFGDGVEWRELGEIGKVKMCKRILKEQTSTIGDVPFYKIGTFGKQADAYISKDLFEKYISIFPYPKKGDILISCSGTIGKSVEFDGKPSYFQDSNIVWLEHDNSKVINKYLWHYYQKKPWKISTGGTIARLYNDNILKTKIPIPPLKEQQRIVSILDRFDKLCNDLTEGLPAEISARQKQYEYYRDKLLTFKSIS, encoded by the coding sequence TTGAGTAAACTTGATAAATTGATAAAAGAATTTTGTCCTGATGGGGTTGAATTTAAAAAAATCGGTGAGGTTGTTGAATTCAGAGCCGGATGGTTATTTCCATCAATCGAACAAGGAAATTTAAATGGATATTATCCATTTTATAAAGTAGCAGATATGAATAATTCACTTATGTATATGGAGACAGCGAATAATTATGTTAGTAGAGAAACCGCAAATAAATTAAAATGCAAGCCAGCACCTAAAGGAACAATCATATTTCCAAAAGTTGGTGCAACGATGGTTACAAATAAGAAAAGGATACTATCAAAAGAATCTTGTTATGATAATAATATTATGGGAATTATAGCAAAAAAAATTAATTCTTCATTTCTATTTTATTTTCTAAGTGGTATTTCTTTAATGGACTTTGCTAATGGGAGTGGTGCTGTTCCATCGCTTGACAAAAAAAGATTTGAGAATTATTTGATCCCAATTCCACCCCTAGAAGTGCAAAAAGAGATTGTACATATTTTAGATTCGTTTACAAATATTACTACAGAACTTATAGAAAATCTTAAGACTGAGCTTACAGCAAGAAGAAAACAGTATGAGTATTATAGAGATAAGTTGCTTACGTTTGGTGATGGAGTTGAGTGGAGAGAGCTTGGAGAAATTGGGAAAGTAAAAATGTGTAAACGTATTTTAAAAGAACAAACAAGTACTATTGGAGATGTACCATTTTATAAAATAGGTACTTTTGGAAAACAAGCAGATGCATATATTTCAAAAGATTTATTTGAAAAATATATATCAATTTTCCCATATCCTAAGAAAGGAGATATTTTAATTTCTTGTTCAGGTACTATAGGTAAAAGTGTTGAGTTTGATGGTAAACCATCGTATTTTCAAGATTCAAATATTGTTTGGCTTGAGCATGATAATTCAAAAGTTATTAATAAGTATTTATGGCATTATTATCAAAAAAAACCTTGGAAAATATCAACAGGTGGAACAATTGCAAGACTTTACAATGATAACATATTAAAAACAAAAATCCCAATCCCACCACTCAAAGAACAACAAAGAATAGTTTCAATCCTTGATAGATTTGATAAGCTTTGTAACGATTTAACTGAGGGACTCCCTGCAGAAATTTCCGCAAGACAAAAACAATACGAATACTATAGGGACAAGCTACTTACTTTTAAAAGTATTTCATAA
- the lysS gene encoding lysine--tRNA ligase, whose protein sequence is MEFNEQELIRRNKLSDLQERGMDPFNVYKVDVTDYSKSIIDNYSDYEGRVVKLAGRIMTKRGQGKAGFITIQDTLGQIQIFVKIDILGKEVLDNVFSYDIGDIIWVEGEVFKTKVGEITVRVSKINLISKSLRVLPEKFHGITDPDLRYRHREIDIIMNKDVKDVFLKRSKIISEIRSFLDNRGYLEAETPILSLIAGGAAARPFLTHHNTLNMDMYLRIATELYLKRLIVSGFDKVYEMGKNFRNEGIDIKHNPEFTMIELYEAYSDYNDMMKLTEDLISSVCLKVCGSMKINYQGTEIDFTPPWRRISMLDAVYEYSGVDFNTLTLEDSYNIAKEHNLEFKKNLKDCSKGEVLNAMFEKYVEDNLIQPTFIIDYPVEISPLTKKKRGDENFTERFEGFIYGREICNAYSELNDPIVQRERFSKQELDRELGDDEAYSIDEDFMYSLEYGMPPTGGLGIGIDRIVMFLTNSYSIRDVILFPTMKPLK, encoded by the coding sequence ATGGAATTTAATGAACAAGAGCTTATACGTCGCAATAAACTTAGTGATCTTCAAGAAAGAGGAATGGATCCATTTAACGTTTATAAGGTAGATGTTACAGATTATTCTAAGAGCATAATTGATAATTATTCAGATTATGAGGGTAGAGTTGTAAAACTTGCTGGGAGAATTATGACTAAAAGAGGACAAGGAAAAGCAGGATTTATAACTATACAGGATACTTTAGGACAGATTCAAATTTTTGTAAAGATTGATATATTAGGGAAAGAAGTATTAGATAATGTTTTTTCATATGATATAGGTGATATTATATGGGTTGAAGGTGAAGTATTTAAAACTAAAGTTGGAGAAATTACTGTAAGGGTTTCAAAGATTAATTTAATATCAAAATCGTTGAGAGTTCTTCCAGAGAAGTTTCATGGTATAACGGATCCAGATTTAAGATATAGACATAGAGAAATAGATATAATAATGAATAAAGATGTTAAAGATGTTTTTCTAAAAAGAAGCAAAATAATATCTGAGATACGTTCATTTTTAGATAATAGAGGATATTTGGAAGCTGAAACTCCTATACTTTCATTGATTGCAGGTGGTGCTGCAGCACGTCCATTTTTAACTCATCACAATACTTTAAATATGGATATGTATTTGAGGATTGCAACGGAACTTTATTTAAAGAGGCTTATAGTTTCAGGATTTGATAAAGTTTATGAAATGGGAAAGAACTTCAGAAATGAAGGAATTGATATAAAGCATAATCCAGAATTTACTATGATTGAGCTTTATGAAGCGTATTCGGATTATAACGATATGATGAAACTTACAGAGGATTTAATATCTAGCGTATGTTTAAAAGTTTGTGGAAGTATGAAAATTAATTACCAAGGAACAGAGATTGATTTTACTCCCCCATGGAGAAGGATTAGTATGCTTGATGCCGTTTATGAATACTCTGGTGTTGATTTTAATACATTGACGCTTGAAGATTCTTATAATATTGCAAAAGAGCATAATCTTGAATTTAAAAAGAATCTTAAGGATTGTTCAAAAGGTGAAGTTTTGAATGCTATGTTTGAGAAATATGTTGAGGATAATTTAATACAACCTACTTTTATTATTGATTATCCTGTTGAGATATCTCCACTTACAAAGAAGAAAAGGGGAGATGAGAATTTTACAGAGAGATTTGAAGGATTTATATATGGTCGTGAAATATGTAATGCATATTCAGAGCTTAATGATCCTATAGTTCAAAGAGAGAGATTTTCAAAGCAAGAGCTTGATCGTGAACTTGGAGATGACGAAGCTTATTCTATAGATGAGGATTTTATGTATTCTCTTGAATATGGTATGCCGCCAACTGGAGGGCTTGGAATTGGAATTGATAGAATTGTAATGTTCTTGACTAATTCTTATTCGATAAGAGATGTAATATTATTCCCTACAATGAAACCTTTGAAATAA
- the greA gene encoding transcription elongation factor GreA, producing MSDKKYLITNDGLRKLEEELEYLKTIKRKEVTEKIKVARGYGDLSENSEYDEAKNEQAFVEGRIAEIENKLKNIELIDESEISTDVVSIGSVVTLYDFEFEEEVTYTIVGSAETNTFENKISNESPVGSEIIGRKVDEEFIVNTPGGNCKYKIIKIQRK from the coding sequence ATGAGTGATAAGAAATATTTAATTACTAATGATGGTTTGCGTAAATTAGAGGAAGAACTTGAGTATTTGAAAACTATTAAAAGAAAAGAAGTTACAGAAAAGATTAAGGTTGCTAGGGGATATGGAGATTTAAGTGAGAATTCTGAGTATGACGAGGCGAAAAATGAACAGGCTTTTGTTGAGGGAAGAATTGCTGAAATAGAAAATAAACTTAAAAATATTGAGCTTATAGACGAAAGTGAAATTTCAACGGATGTTGTATCCATTGGATCTGTAGTCACATTATACGATTTTGAATTTGAAGAAGAAGTTACATATACAATAGTTGGATCGGCTGAAACTAATACTTTTGAAAATAAGATATCAAATGAATCTCCTGTTGGATCAGAGATTATAGGGAGAAAAGTAGATGAGGAATTTATAGTTAATACTCCAGGTGGAAATTGCAAATATAAAATTATTAAAATACAGAGGAAGTAG
- a CDS encoding tRNA dihydrouridine synthase produces MLYDKFKSRFILSPMAGVNNIAFREMCAKYHDGINFTEMVSSTALYYKSDKTEKIFEKGDLEEKVGVQIFGSNPEHLVHAGEIISNLDYVEILDVNMGCPASKIIKNGDGSALTLDLKKVDEITYKLRSVIKKPLSVKIRIGYYENKINCYDVIKVLERNEIDFITIHGRYAKQMYKGNADWEIIKKANKLVETPIIANGDIFNYDDGFKILEHTGCKFAAVARGAHGRPWIFEDLNDYLNSKIKGIEYIPKVRTHEFIVGNLIEHYNKALKYEEERVAVFEMRKQIGWYVKGLYGSTELKSEVFKMTDPDKILNLLEEYKNIA; encoded by the coding sequence ATGTTATATGATAAGTTTAAGAGTAGATTTATTTTATCACCTATGGCAGGTGTGAATAATATTGCTTTTCGTGAGATGTGTGCTAAATATCATGATGGTATAAATTTCACAGAGATGGTTAGCTCGACAGCACTTTATTATAAAAGTGATAAAACTGAAAAAATATTTGAAAAAGGTGATTTGGAAGAGAAAGTTGGAGTTCAAATATTTGGGAGCAATCCTGAGCATTTAGTTCATGCAGGGGAAATTATATCAAATCTTGATTATGTGGAAATATTAGATGTTAATATGGGATGTCCAGCATCAAAAATAATTAAAAATGGAGATGGATCTGCACTAACACTTGATCTTAAAAAAGTTGATGAGATAACTTATAAATTAAGAAGTGTAATAAAGAAACCTTTATCAGTTAAAATAAGGATTGGGTACTATGAAAATAAAATAAATTGTTATGATGTTATAAAGGTACTTGAGCGTAATGAGATTGATTTTATAACTATACATGGTAGATATGCAAAGCAAATGTATAAGGGAAATGCAGATTGGGAAATTATAAAAAAAGCAAATAAGCTTGTTGAAACTCCTATCATTGCAAATGGAGATATATTTAATTATGATGACGGATTTAAAATTTTAGAGCATACGGGATGTAAATTTGCAGCTGTTGCTCGTGGAGCTCATGGAAGGCCTTGGATATTTGAGGATTTAAATGATTATTTAAATTCAAAAATTAAAGGCATAGAGTATATTCCAAAAGTTAGAACGCATGAATTTATTGTTGGGAATTTAATTGAACACTATAATAAGGCTTTAAAGTATGAGGAGGAAAGAGTTGCTGTATTTGAGATGCGTAAACAAATAGGATGGTATGTTAAAGGGCTTTATGGATCAACTGAACTCAAAAGTGAAGTATTTAAAATGACTGATCCAGATAAAATATTAAATTTACTAGAAGAGTATAAGAATATAGCTTGA
- the ftsH gene encoding ATP-dependent zinc metalloprotease FtsH, which yields MKKSFSNITTWIVIVVMVFIVGLFYFESTRTDKTIPYSKFEQYWINDEVQSIKIREGSLAIEGSLKNREQFVTVVPQNRLNILFNKYPKNGDVVEQYEEQSNVFAWLQFVPSLIIIIMSLGLWFLFMQQSQGGGSGRGVMNFGKSRAKMATQDTKKITFKEVAGAKEEKEELEEIVDFLREPRKYIEMGARIPKGVLLFGPPGTGKTLLAKAVAGEAGVPFFSISGSDFVEMFVGVGASRVRDLFNEAKKNSPCIIFIDEIDAVGRHRGAGLGGGHDEREQTLNQLLVEMDGFGVNEGIIIIAATNRPDILDPALLRPGRFDRQIIVGAPDVKGREEILKIHVKNKPLSDEIKLDVLAKRTPGFTGADLENLTNEASLLAVRRSKKFITMDEMEEAITRVLAGPEKKSKIRTEKTNKLTAYHEAGHAVVSRLLDKYDRVHEISIIPRGMAGGYTMHLPDEDKDYISKSDLEKDMVSLLGGRVAEKLVLGDISTGAKNDIDRVSNIARKMVMEYGMSEEIGTISFGGDNEVFLGRDFTKSRNFSEELGSKIDKEIKKIVDKAYNKTQTLLSENISKLHAVAKALIEKEKLDGEEFEELFKNS from the coding sequence ATGAAGAAAAGCTTTTCGAATATAACAACTTGGATTGTAATAGTTGTTATGGTTTTTATAGTTGGACTTTTTTATTTTGAATCTACAAGGACAGATAAAACTATACCATATAGTAAATTTGAACAGTACTGGATAAATGATGAAGTTCAAAGTATAAAAATAAGAGAAGGAAGTTTGGCTATAGAGGGTAGCCTTAAAAACAGAGAGCAATTTGTTACTGTTGTACCTCAAAATAGGTTAAATATATTGTTCAATAAATATCCTAAAAATGGGGATGTAGTTGAGCAATATGAAGAACAAAGCAATGTTTTTGCTTGGCTTCAATTTGTTCCATCCTTGATAATTATTATAATGTCACTTGGATTATGGTTTTTATTTATGCAACAATCTCAAGGTGGAGGAAGCGGACGAGGAGTTATGAATTTTGGTAAGAGTAGAGCGAAAATGGCTACTCAAGATACTAAGAAGATAACTTTTAAGGAAGTTGCTGGTGCTAAGGAAGAAAAAGAGGAACTTGAGGAGATTGTAGATTTCTTAAGAGAACCTAGAAAATATATTGAAATGGGAGCGAGGATTCCTAAAGGAGTGTTATTATTCGGACCACCTGGAACTGGTAAAACTCTCCTTGCAAAAGCCGTTGCAGGGGAAGCAGGGGTTCCGTTTTTTAGTATATCCGGTTCAGATTTTGTCGAGATGTTTGTTGGTGTAGGTGCATCAAGGGTTAGAGATTTATTTAACGAGGCTAAAAAGAATTCACCATGTATTATATTTATAGATGAAATTGATGCTGTAGGTAGACATAGGGGAGCTGGACTTGGTGGAGGACATGATGAAAGAGAGCAAACACTTAACCAGTTACTTGTAGAGATGGATGGTTTTGGGGTAAACGAGGGAATAATAATAATTGCAGCAACAAATAGACCTGATATATTGGATCCTGCATTATTAAGACCAGGAAGATTTGATAGACAAATAATAGTTGGAGCACCAGATGTTAAAGGTAGGGAAGAAATACTTAAGATACACGTTAAGAATAAGCCTCTATCAGATGAGATAAAACTTGATGTTCTTGCAAAAAGAACTCCTGGATTTACTGGGGCTGATCTTGAAAATTTAACCAATGAAGCATCTTTATTAGCAGTAAGACGCAGTAAGAAATTTATAACAATGGATGAAATGGAAGAAGCTATAACTAGAGTGTTAGCAGGACCTGAGAAGAAGAGTAAAATTAGAACAGAGAAAACTAATAAGCTTACAGCTTATCATGAGGCTGGTCACGCGGTAGTGTCTAGACTTTTGGATAAATATGATAGAGTTCATGAAATAAGTATTATACCAAGAGGTATGGCAGGTGGATACACTATGCATTTACCTGATGAAGATAAAGATTATATTTCTAAGTCTGATCTTGAAAAGGATATGGTATCTCTTTTAGGTGGTCGTGTTGCTGAGAAACTCGTTTTAGGTGATATAAGCACAGGAGCTAAAAATGATATTGATAGAGTTAGTAACATTGCAAGAAAAATGGTTATGGAATATGGTATGAGTGAAGAAATTGGAACTATTTCTTTTGGGGGAGATAATGAAGTTTTCTTGGGAAGAGATTTTACAAAGAGTAGGAATTTCTCAGAAGAATTAGGATCTAAAATTGATAAAGAAATCAAGAAAATAGTAGATAAAGCGTATAATAAAACTCAAACGCTTTTATCAGAGAACATATCAAAACTTCATGCTGTTGCCAAGGCTCTAATAGAGAAAGAGAAACTTGATGGTGAGGAGTTTGAAGAATTATTTAAAAATTCTTAA